From Schizosaccharomyces pombe strain 972h- genome assembly, chromosome: II, the proteins below share one genomic window:
- the mat1-Mi gene encoding M-specific transcription factor Mi — protein sequence MSAEDLFTIQILCDQIELKLASIVINSNIKLQLKRKKKTQQL from the coding sequence ATGTCAGCAGAAGACCTTTTTACAATTCAAATCCTATGTGATCAAATTGAGTTAAAACTTGCATCCATTGTAATAAATTCTAACATCAAATTACAACTTaaacgtaaaaaaaagacacaACAATTATAA